The Acidimicrobiales bacterium DNA segment GACGTGGGAGATGCGCGCCATGGAGGGGGCGCCGAAGTTCGCGGAGTCCCAGACCCTGCCGGACGTCTCCTACGCGTCGTTCGCGGCCAGCCTCGGGTTCGAGGCCATCGAGGTCCGTGACGCCGACCAGCTGGCTCCGGCCTGGCGCCGGGCCTTCGCCGCCGGGCGCCCCGCCCTCCTCGACGTGCACTGCGACCCCGACGTGCCCCCGATACCGCCCCACGCCACCTTCGAGCAGATGAAGGAGGCGGCGCGGGCGCTGCTGTCCGGGGACGAGGACGCCCGCGGCGTGCTGCGCACCGGGATCAAGCAGAAGCTGCAGGAGTTCCTGCCCGGTCAGAAGGGCTGAGGCGTGCGCAGGACCCTCCGGGCGGGCAGCCTGGTTGCCTCGGCCGTCACCGACATCCGGACCGGCCGCTTCGAGCGCTCGCTTGCCGGCCTGGCGGCCGTCGGGGCCCTGATCACGACCGGGGAGATCTTCCTCAATCACGACAGCGCCAGCTTCGGCAACAAGATGATGTGGTGGCCGGTCGTCGTGGTCCCGACGGTGGCGCCGGCCGGGATCGCCGCCGTCTTCAGCCGGCGGGCGGCCCACACGGTGCTCCCGCTCGCCTCGGCGGCGGTGGTGGCCAACGGTCTCCAGGGGACCTACCTGCACTGGCGGGGCATCCTCCAGAAGCCCGGGGGCCGGCGCAATCTCGCCTACAACCTGGAGATGGGGCCGCCGGCCTTCGCCCCCCTCCTGGCCAGCATGGTCGGCGGCATGGGCCTGCTGGCCGCCCTCCTCCGCCGGGAGGGGGACTGATGCCGATCCGGGCCCGCCGGGGGACGACCCCGGGGGAGAAGGGGCGGTTCCCCGACTTCGACGTGCTCGACGAGGTCCCCCGCTGGGACGAGGTGACCGCCGGGGTGGTGCTGGCCCGGCTCGACCCGTTCCCCGACCACAGCTTCTTCAGCCCCCCCGAGTTCGCCACCCTGAAGGCGCTGCTCGACGTGCTGCTCGGCCAGCGCGACGAACCCCGGGTGCCGGTGGCCCGGATGGTCGACCAGCGGCTGGCTCTCGGGGAGACCGACGGCTGGTTCTACGAGGACATGCCGCCCGACGGAGAGGCGTGGCGCCAGACCGTCGGCTTCATCGACCTCGACGCCCGCACCCGGTTCGGCCGGGAGCTCGCGGCGCTGGAGTGGCACCAGCAGGCGGAGCTGGTCCAGGCGGTGCAGGACGCCGAGGACTACCACGGCCTGAAGGGCGGCCACGTCTGGTCGCTGTGGACGCGCTACGCGTGCGCGGCGTTCTACTCCCATCCGTGGGCCTGGAACGAGATCGGCTTCGGGGGCCCCGCCTACCCGCGCGGCTACAAGGCCATCGGCGTCGACAAGCGGGAGCGGTGGGAGCGCCCTGAGGTCGACGCCCGGGATCCGGTGCCCTGGGCGGAGCGGGTGGAGCAGGCCCGGCGCGCCCACGAGTTCGGTCTCTCCGACGACAGGTGAGGG contains these protein-coding regions:
- a CDS encoding gluconate 2-dehydrogenase subunit 3 family protein produces the protein MPIRARRGTTPGEKGRFPDFDVLDEVPRWDEVTAGVVLARLDPFPDHSFFSPPEFATLKALLDVLLGQRDEPRVPVARMVDQRLALGETDGWFYEDMPPDGEAWRQTVGFIDLDARTRFGRELAALEWHQQAELVQAVQDAEDYHGLKGGHVWSLWTRYACAAFYSHPWAWNEIGFGGPAYPRGYKAIGVDKRERWERPEVDARDPVPWAERVEQARRAHEFGLSDDR